A single genomic interval of Rhododendron vialii isolate Sample 1 chromosome 3a, ASM3025357v1 harbors:
- the LOC131320841 gene encoding uncharacterized protein LOC131320841, with protein MLKDRRSKDYENGVEHFLNTAVIHASDPQSIRCPCRLCGNLKCQPVEEIRNHLFFNGIDQSYLTWIWHGEAATDRALPFVNTKDIPDQEVDISPLRDTAQAVEMVEAAYNHCIADPKEFRKLIEDAEKPLFPGCKKYSKLSCLVRLFKFKANNGLPNKGFLELLEIIGDFLPDNNEVPPTVYEAMKTMTVLGMGYEKIHACPNDCILYRKEFQDLASCPTCNTSRWKLKKKSNEPRIGVPSKVLWYLPPIPRFQRMFQSPKIAKDLTWYDDQRVSDGQLRHPSDSPSWKLVDHKWPDFAAEPRNLRLALSADGINPHSSFSSRYSCWLVILVIYNLPPWLCMKRKFMMLSLLISGPAQPGNDIDVFLAPLIDDLKILWKVGVEAYDAYRKQHFTLRAVLLWTINDFPVLGNLSGCITEGYYACPI; from the coding sequence ATGCTCAAGGATCGAAGATCAAAAGACTATGAGAATGGGGTTGAACATTTTTTGAACACTGCTGTGATACATGCGAGTGATCCTCAATCCATCCGATGTCCATGTAGGCTGTGTGGGAATTTGAAATGCCAACCTGTTGAAGAGATTAGAAATCATCTATTTTTCAATGGTATCGACCAAAGTTATCTTACATGGATTTGGCATGGAGAAGCGGCTACCGATAGAGCCTTGCCATTTGTAAACACAAAAGATATTCCTGATCAAGAAGTTGACATATCGCCCTTACGTGATACAGCACAAGCTGTAGAAATGGTTGAAGCTGCATACAATCATTGCATCGCTGATCCTAAGGAGTTCAGAAAATTGATCGAAGATGCAGAAAAACCTTTGTTTCCTGGTTGCAAAAAGTACTCGAAATTATCTTGTTTGGTCAGATTGTTTAAATTCAAAGCTAACAATGGGTTGCCTAACAAAGGGTTTTTGGAATTGCTAGAGATAATTGGTGACTTTTTACCAGACAATAATGAGGTACCGCCAACCGTATATGAGGCTATGAAGACCATGACTGTATTGGGAATGGGGTATGAGAAAATACATGCATGTCCTAATGATTGTATACTCTACAGAAAGGAGTTCCAAGATTTAGCTTCATGTCCAACATGTAACACATCAAGATGGAAGttgaagaaaaaatcaaatgaacCAAGGATAGGCGTGCCATCGAAAGTTTTGTGGTATCTTCCACCTATCCCAAGGTTTCAAAGAATGTTTCAGTCGCCAAAAATAGCAAAGGACTTGACATGGTATGATGATCAAAGAGTTTCTGATGGCCAATTACGTCACCCATCAGACTCTCCGTCATGGAAATTAGTCGACCACAAGTGGCCAGATTTTGCTGCGGAGCCTCGAAACCTTCGGTTAGCTCTTTCTGCAGACGGAATAAATCCACATAGTTCCTTTAGTAGTCGCTATAGTTGTTGGCTTGTTATACTGGTTATCTACAATCTTCCGCCTTGGTTGTGCATGAAGAGAAAATTTATGATGTTATCATTGTTGATATCTGGTCCGGCTCAACCTGGTAATGACATTGATGTTTTCCTTGCACCATTGATTGATGACTTGAAAATATTGTGGAAGGTTGGTGTTGAAGCTTATGATGCTTACCGAAAACAACATTTTACATTGAGGGCCGTACTCTTATGGACAATTAACGATTTTCCCGTGCTTGGGAATTTGAGCGGTTGCATAACGGAGGGATATTATGCATGCCCAATTTGA
- the LOC131320845 gene encoding pleiotropic drug resistance protein 1-like: protein MSRECLIMKRNTFVYTFKLTQLVLMALITMIVFLRTDMPKETVDDGGIFMGALFFTLVMIMINGYLEISLTVMKLPVFYKQRDFLFFPALAYALPTWFLKIPVTFVEVGAWVFLTYYVIGFS, encoded by the exons ATGTCCAGAGAATGCTTAATCATGAAGAGGAACACTTTCGTCTACACATTCAAGTTGACTCAA CTTGTTCTTATGGCATTGATAACGATGATAGTATTTTTACGAACTGATATGCCTAAGGAAACAGTAGACGACGGAGGGATTTTTATGGGTGCCTTGTTCTTCACCCTCGTGATGATAATGATCAATGGGTACTTAGAAATTTCACTGACAGTCATGAAACTTCCCGTCTTCTACAAGCAAAGGgactttctcttttttcctgcTTTGGCATACGCTTTACCCACATGGTTCCTCAAGATCCCAGTAACATTCGTGGAAGTTGGTGCCTGGGTTTTCCTAACTTATTATGTTATAGGCTTTTCATAA